One genomic window of Sulfurovum lithotrophicum includes the following:
- a CDS encoding TOBE domain-containing protein, which translates to MEVTSPLTFEISGEPFLLEKRIRLLYAINEHGSISKAAKVVPMSYKSAWEAVDAMNALSPEPIVFRETGGKDGGGTTITAYGMQLLENYALLKEEHNRFLERLSELTDIQSGAFKTIGRLGLQISARNQIQAVVTAIEPGEVNAKVYLKLKSGQELVSVITEEAVEDLDIKEGQVVTAICKSSNVYLLVENENKNEMENHLEGRVVQIEKDKKNVKITVDIGEHDTIVSVMSLENFEKLAIAESSSVIVVIEAKNLMLGR; encoded by the coding sequence ATGGAAGTCACATCGCCACTTACCTTTGAAATTTCAGGTGAACCGTTCCTGCTGGAAAAACGTATACGCCTTTTGTATGCGATAAATGAGCATGGTTCCATTTCCAAGGCGGCTAAAGTAGTACCCATGAGTTACAAAAGTGCCTGGGAAGCGGTTGATGCGATGAACGCACTCTCTCCGGAACCCATTGTTTTTAGGGAAACAGGCGGAAAGGATGGCGGTGGAACGACCATAACCGCGTATGGAATGCAGCTTTTGGAGAATTATGCACTACTGAAAGAAGAGCATAACCGTTTTCTGGAACGTCTTTCCGAATTGACGGACATTCAGAGCGGAGCGTTTAAAACCATTGGGCGGCTGGGATTGCAGATCTCGGCACGAAACCAGATACAGGCAGTGGTTACAGCCATTGAACCCGGAGAGGTCAATGCAAAGGTTTACCTGAAATTAAAAAGTGGGCAAGAACTGGTTTCTGTGATCACGGAAGAAGCCGTTGAAGATCTTGATATAAAAGAAGGACAGGTGGTAACGGCTATTTGTAAGTCTTCAAATGTTTACCTCCTTGTGGAAAACGAGAATAAGAATGAGATGGAAAACCATCTTGAAGGCAGGGTAGTACAGATAGAAAAAGACAAGAAAAATGTGAAGATAACGGTAGATATCGGCGAGCATGATACGATCGTTTCTGTAATGTCCCTGGAGAACTTTGAGAAATTGGCAATAGCAGAGAGCAGTAGTGTTATAGTAGTAATTGAAGCAAAAAATTTGATGTTGGGAAGATAA
- the modA gene encoding molybdate ABC transporter substrate-binding protein, translating into MLKKLFWGILLLNSLLFADTITVFAASDLKFALDSIKEKFLAQHPDDTVNMIYGSSGKGRIQVEKGAPYDLYFSANMDYVESLYKKGNIVTKPKLYAIGRIVIWSKNGHFDAKKGFENFKMSWVHKVTIANPSHAPYGQKAKQALESVGLYKVLEPRIVFGENISQTANYINMKAADIGIIALSLVLAPSIARSEYSSYYLIDDSLHEPLRQGYGITKHGSKSKLAKAFYAFMQTPQVQQIMKKYGFVINKQA; encoded by the coding sequence ATGCTAAAAAAACTCTTTTGGGGAATCTTACTGCTAAACAGTCTGCTCTTTGCCGATACGATCACGGTTTTTGCGGCAAGTGATCTGAAATTCGCGCTTGACAGTATCAAAGAGAAGTTCCTGGCACAGCATCCGGATGATACCGTTAATATGATTTACGGTTCTTCGGGCAAGGGAAGGATACAGGTGGAAAAAGGGGCGCCATACGATCTCTACTTCTCCGCCAATATGGATTATGTGGAAAGTCTGTATAAAAAAGGGAATATCGTGACAAAACCCAAACTGTATGCTATAGGAAGGATCGTTATCTGGAGTAAGAACGGACATTTTGATGCGAAAAAAGGGTTTGAAAATTTCAAAATGTCATGGGTACATAAAGTGACCATTGCCAATCCGTCGCATGCGCCGTATGGACAAAAAGCTAAACAGGCGCTTGAAAGTGTCGGACTCTACAAAGTGCTTGAACCCAGAATCGTCTTTGGCGAGAATATCTCCCAAACGGCGAATTATATCAATATGAAAGCGGCGGATATAGGCATCATCGCGCTTTCACTGGTACTTGCCCCAAGCATTGCCAGGAGTGAATACAGCAGTTATTATCTGATAGATGATTCGCTTCATGAACCGCTGAGGCAGGGATACGGCATCACGAAACATGGTTCAAAGTCAAAACTGGCCAAAGCATTTTATGCGTTTATGCAAACCCCGCAAGTGCAGCAGATCATGAAAAAGTACGGCTTTGTTATCAATAAACAGGCATAA
- a CDS encoding TOBE domain-containing protein produces MNSITAAITGIDTVENLNIVQFNVQGDSLTMMSLDLGDTVRIGTVVKLAVKATNIAIGKHIGGSLSYANQLPVIVENIEEGVLLSAVTLKHFDTALEAIISADALKKMDLHIGEKVTALIKASEIYIQEIIHE; encoded by the coding sequence ATGAACAGCATTACTGCAGCGATCACCGGCATCGATACGGTTGAAAATCTCAACATCGTACAGTTCAATGTGCAGGGTGACAGCCTGACAATGATGAGTTTGGACCTTGGTGATACCGTCCGGATCGGAACCGTGGTCAAACTTGCAGTCAAAGCAACGAACATAGCCATAGGGAAGCACATCGGCGGATCATTGAGTTATGCCAACCAGTTGCCGGTTATTGTAGAAAATATTGAAGAGGGTGTCTTGTTGAGTGCTGTGACTTTAAAGCATTTTGATACCGCTTTGGAGGCGATCATTTCTGCAGATGCTTTGAAAAAGATGGATCTGCATATAGGTGAAAAGGTCACGGCACTCATCAAAGCGAGTGAAATCTACATTCAGGAGATCATCCATGAATGA
- the modB gene encoding molybdate ABC transporter permease subunit translates to MNELFQTIEFTPFVLSFKLAAITSMILFTIALPLAWYLSQTRSKVKPVLEAVTALPIVLPPSVLGFYMLWALSANSPIGAFFEEIFGVKLAFSFPGLVIASCFYSMPFMVQPLQSGFESLNKNMLEASYIAGKSRWMTLLKVALPNIKPSLMTALIVTFAHTVGEFGVVLMVGGSIPGETKVASVAIYDMVEMMDYTSAHIYSAIMIVMSFLVLLAVYIFNAKQHKKFGLQ, encoded by the coding sequence ATGAATGAATTGTTTCAGACCATCGAATTCACACCTTTTGTGCTTTCATTCAAACTCGCGGCGATCACGTCAATGATTCTTTTTACGATAGCCCTGCCTCTGGCATGGTACCTTTCACAGACACGCTCCAAAGTGAAGCCTGTCCTGGAAGCTGTTACAGCCCTGCCTATCGTACTGCCGCCCTCCGTTCTGGGGTTTTATATGCTTTGGGCACTTTCCGCTAATTCACCTATAGGCGCCTTTTTTGAAGAGATATTCGGCGTCAAGCTGGCTTTCTCTTTTCCCGGACTGGTGATAGCCAGCTGTTTTTACTCCATGCCCTTCATGGTCCAGCCCCTGCAGAGCGGATTTGAATCGCTCAATAAAAATATGCTTGAAGCGAGCTACATCGCAGGCAAAAGCAGATGGATGACGCTCCTCAAAGTGGCACTGCCCAACATCAAACCTTCCCTGATGACTGCGCTTATTGTGACTTTCGCCCATACGGTCGGCGAGTTCGGTGTGGTACTGATGGTGGGAGGCAGCATTCCCGGTGAGACGAAAGTGGCATCGGTGGCTATCTATGATATGGTCGAAATGATGGACTATACCTCTGCACATATCTACAGCGCCATTATGATCGTCATGAGTTTTTTGGTGCTGCTGGCTGTCTATATCTTCAATGCAAAACAGCATAAAAAGTTTGGTTTACAATGA
- a CDS encoding ABC transporter ATP-binding protein, translated as MIEIEIKKSLHGSTGEMDLSVDLEIKEQDFIALTGKSGSGKTTLLRILAGLEKVEGKITVSGEIWQDGKHFLPPQQREIGYVFQEYALFPNMTVEENLLFVENDRVLSDRLLELTELYDLKKRLPHSLSGGQQQRVSLCRAMMKRPRLLLMDEPLSALDPEMRMKLQNEILALHKEFGTTTIMVSHDPSEIYRLASRVLVLEQGEIINDGKPKEVLLQTQGSQKFSFEGELLDITKVDVIYVAIVSIGQQLVEVVVSSQEAENLKIGQKVRVSTKAFAPMIV; from the coding sequence ATGATAGAGATAGAGATAAAAAAAAGCCTTCACGGCAGTACGGGAGAGATGGATCTTTCTGTCGATCTAGAGATAAAAGAGCAGGATTTTATTGCCTTGACAGGGAAAAGCGGGAGTGGGAAGACAACCCTGCTGCGAATACTTGCCGGTCTGGAAAAGGTGGAGGGAAAGATTACTGTTTCAGGAGAGATCTGGCAGGACGGGAAACATTTTCTTCCTCCACAGCAGAGAGAGATCGGTTATGTCTTTCAGGAGTATGCCCTGTTCCCCAATATGACGGTAGAAGAGAATCTGCTCTTTGTTGAGAATGACAGAGTCTTGTCGGATCGTTTACTTGAGCTTACGGAGTTGTATGACTTAAAGAAAAGACTGCCGCATTCTCTGAGCGGCGGACAGCAGCAGCGTGTCAGTCTTTGTCGTGCCATGATGAAGCGTCCCAGACTGCTGCTCATGGATGAACCGCTGTCTGCACTCGACCCTGAAATGAGGATGAAACTGCAAAACGAGATACTGGCACTGCATAAAGAGTTCGGTACCACAACGATCATGGTCAGCCATGACCCGAGCGAGATCTACCGTTTGGCGTCACGCGTACTGGTGCTGGAGCAGGGAGAGATCATCAATGACGGCAAGCCCAAAGAGGTACTGCTTCAAACACAGGGCTCCCAGAAATTCTCTTTCGAGGGTGAACTGCTCGATATTACAAAAGTGGATGTGATCTATGTGGCCATTGTTTCCATCGGACAGCAGCTTGTTGAAGTGGTGGTCTCTTCACAGGAAGCAGAGAACCTGAAGATAGGGCAGAAGGTGAGGGTGAGTACCAAAGCGTTTGCACCGATGATCGTTTGA